The Mangrovibacillus cuniculi sequence ATGCGGCAAGTCCGCGGAGCAACATATTCTCTTTCTAAGGATTTATTGTATATTTTATAATCTATGAAGAATCTTGACAGTAAGTCGATGACTAGTTTGAAGAGCTAGAGGGGTTTTCCAATAATAATTCCAATTAACTGAATGAAAATGATAAAATATAATCAATCTACGTAACTTCTTATGTAAACACATAAATAGAAAGCAGGTGATGACATGCATAAAAGATTAGTGTGTTTCGGTGATAGTTTAACTGCACGTAAAGAAGGATATGAAGAGCCGTTATTAACCTCCATGCTAGCTGACCATTTTGAACAGTGGTACATTATAAATTCTGGCGTCCCTGGTAATACTTCTTCTCAAGCTTTAGCTAGAATAAAAAAAGATGTGTTGGCACATAAACCAGATATAGTGACTATTTTACTTGGGTCCAATGATGCCGGGTTGCATAAATTAGTACCTCTTTTAACATACAGAAGAAATTTAGAGAAAATGATTCGTCAAATTGGACCGGAGCAAGTAGTACTTATTTCTCCTCCACCAGTTGATGAATGCAAACAAAATAAACGTACTAATCAAGTAATGGTTTTATATGCTCAAACAGCAAAGCTAGTAGCAACTCAATACCAAGTACCATTTATTGATTTCTTTCATTATTTATATTTTCATAAGAATTGTTCTTCTCTATTAAAAGGGGTTGCGGATGATGGTTTACACTTTGGAGAAGGTACCTACGAATTATTGTGTGAACTTATTATAGATGCTATTGAAGATAAGTTCCTGTAAATGGAATAATTATGATTTTTAGGTACTGAAATAGCGTCATTTGTGCTGTGTGAAGATTGGTGTATTTGTAGGGACCTTATTCATACTCAGATACCTTACTTACATTTATTTATATCTCCCCTAATTATACTTATGTATAGATAGACCTGTTAAAACTCACTATTCATGTGTGTTGACAAGCGCAATTTAGGAGAGATAGTAATGAAGAAACTTTCTTCTTATAGCTTTTTCTTGTTAGTTGCTATGTCTTGTTTGTTATTTCTATATATAAAGACGAGCATTGTATTATTCTTATGGGCTACTTATGAAGTGCTACTTTCTAATAGTGTGTTTTTTATTCTTACCAAACACCTGGCCCAAGAGATAAAACGGAAAAGTAAGGTTGCTTCTACCATTCTTCTAGGAATGGTTTTTTTGTTTTAAATGTACATAAATCATTTCTGGATCTCCGTCGTCTAAATGATCAATTACTCCACTTATAATGAACCCTTCTTTTTGGAAGACAGATTGCATTTTTTTGTTAGATTCATTTGTAGAAGAAAAGACTTTTTCTGCATTTATCATTACTAGTACACTTCTTAGCAATTTTCCAGCTAATCCTTTTCCTTGATATAATGGATCAACCATAACTAGAGATACAAAGGGATATTCGAAAAAAGAGTTGTCATATAGTATAAATCCAGCAATCTGCTTTTCTAAGGTAATATGAATACACCTGTTTTCTAGAATGGCTTGAAGTATATTCTCTGCACGTGATGTAGTGCCAATAATCTTTTCATCTATGGCAAGAATCTCTTTAAATTCTCGCTTGGTAGATAACATTGTTTCCATTTAAAGTCCTCCAAAAGTGAAATTAAAGATAGCGCAAGTACCTCTCTGGACTCTGCAAAAAATCTCTAATAATTGTCACATGTTCTAATTCTTGATAAGATTTTTTAACTAATCGATCTTCTTCTAATAAAAAAATTTCCGCACCTGGTATAGCCATTAATATAGGGGAGTGCGTAGCAATTAGAAATTGTCCGTTTTCTTCAACCATATTTTTAATCATAGAGATCAACGTCAACTGTTTTACTGGAGATAAAGGTCCCTCAGGCTCATCTAAAACATACAATCCGTTTGGTTGAAATCTCGAATGAAACAAATCTAAAAAGCTTTCGCCATGAGAACGATACTCCAACCCTTCTCCATAAAAATGTTTTAAATCATGTAACTGTCTAGCATGAGGTAAGATTTCTAATTGGCTTCGATCTTGTTCTTTTATTTCTGCTATAGCTTCTTGTGCTTCTCTTTTCATCTCTTCTAATCTCTTTATGTAATGGGAGAATTCATTTGCTCGAAAATAAAATCCTTTTTTTGTTCTAGCAGACCACGTAAGTGATAAAGCTTGTCCTAAACTAGTTGAATCCGCCTCTTTCTCTCCGACCGTAATACATTGTGCAGCGTTTGCGATACCAGATAAAAAAGTAGATTTTCCTGTTCCATTATCTCCTACAAAGATAGTCACAGGTTTAGTAATAGAAAGCTCAGAGAAGTTTTCTATTAGTGGTAAATTGAAAGGGAAGCAACCATGGTTAGATAGAGATTTTTTTGATATTTTCTTTAAATGGAGAGACATATTTATCTTTCACTCCTTATCCTTCTCACTTCATTCTATGTAAATAAATAGTAGCACAAAGCTTCAAAATTGTAAGTGTTTTAGATAATTGCTAGACTATATAAAAAAGTATTTGCACCTTACACATCTCAACTAATAAGGAGACCTATTGTGACTTTCATTACTTTTTCAAACCTAAACTTAACATGGATGAATACCCCTAAAAGTTGGTCGATTGACGAGAACACAAAACAATTGGTGATTAAGCCAGAAGATGAAACAGATTATTGGCAACGAACTCATTATGACTTTCAACATGATAATGGGCATTTTCTCTTCCAAGAACAACATGGTCCCTTTCAATTAAAGACAAAAGTTCATTTGCATCCACTTCATCAGTATGATCAAGCAGGATTGTATATCCGTTTTGATGCAGATAATTGGGTCAAGGCTTCTATTGAATTTATGACAGAAGGAGAAAATAAACTTGGAGCTGTTGTAACAAAGCAAGGCTTTTCAGATTGGTCCACACAACCAATTGGAGACGATGTTACATCTATTTCTTTTCGATTATCTTATATCGATCCAGTTTGTTACATTGACTATTCTTTAGATGAAATAAATTGGTATCAAATTCGAATTGGTCATCTGCCAATGGTTCCAAAAACTGTCCCAAAAGTGGGATTATACGCTTGCAGTCCTATCAAAGCAGGATTCTCTGCAGCATTTGATTATTTAGAAATTCACTCTATCTCTGACGACAGAACAAAAGTATATGGATAAGAAAAAGCACCCTTAAGGCGGTGCTTTTTTCTCTTTTCATCATTTCCACTTAATCCCACAACCAAGGGATGGCTTTTGGTCTTGAGGCACTTCTCGTCCTTCTAAAACAGCATCTAAAGCCGCACGTAAGTCTTCACCTGTTACCGGTATATCGTTGCCAGGTCTAGACCCATCAAGTTGCCCTCT is a genomic window containing:
- a CDS encoding ATP-binding cassette domain-containing protein — translated: MSLHLKKISKKSLSNHGCFPFNLPLIENFSELSITKPVTIFVGDNGTGKSTFLSGIANAAQCITVGEKEADSTSLGQALSLTWSARTKKGFYFRANEFSHYIKRLEEMKREAQEAIAEIKEQDRSQLEILPHARQLHDLKHFYGEGLEYRSHGESFLDLFHSRFQPNGLYVLDEPEGPLSPVKQLTLISMIKNMVEENGQFLIATHSPILMAIPGAEIFLLEEDRLVKKSYQELEHVTIIRDFLQSPERYLRYL
- a CDS encoding GDSL-type esterase/lipase family protein, which gives rise to MHKRLVCFGDSLTARKEGYEEPLLTSMLADHFEQWYIINSGVPGNTSSQALARIKKDVLAHKPDIVTILLGSNDAGLHKLVPLLTYRRNLEKMIRQIGPEQVVLISPPPVDECKQNKRTNQVMVLYAQTAKLVATQYQVPFIDFFHYLYFHKNCSSLLKGVADDGLHFGEGTYELLCELIIDAIEDKFL
- a CDS encoding GNAT family N-acetyltransferase, whose protein sequence is METMLSTKREFKEILAIDEKIIGTTSRAENILQAILENRCIHITLEKQIAGFILYDNSFFEYPFVSLVMVDPLYQGKGLAGKLLRSVLVMINAEKVFSSTNESNKKMQSVFQKEGFIISGVIDHLDDGDPEMIYVHLKQKNHS
- a CDS encoding DUF1349 domain-containing protein yields the protein MTFITFSNLNLTWMNTPKSWSIDENTKQLVIKPEDETDYWQRTHYDFQHDNGHFLFQEQHGPFQLKTKVHLHPLHQYDQAGLYIRFDADNWVKASIEFMTEGENKLGAVVTKQGFSDWSTQPIGDDVTSISFRLSYIDPVCYIDYSLDEINWYQIRIGHLPMVPKTVPKVGLYACSPIKAGFSAAFDYLEIHSISDDRTKVYG